GGGTGTCGTGATTGGCGGCATCCAGCCCCCGGGCCAGCGCGTCGGTGTCGATGGGGGAGGTTCTCACCATGGCAAGCAGTTCATTCACAGGCGTCATGACGTCTCCGGCGGCACAGGAGCAAGGGGCTCCGGTGTCGGGGGGTAGAAAGCGTGGGTGAGCGATGAGCATACGCTCGCCCCGATAAGGTTGGCTAGCGTCGGACCTGGGGGAACTTGAGTTGTTCGGGTTCGGAGCGCTCGTAGACGCTCAGGAGGGGGACCCCCTGGAGCTCCACGACGTGGGAGGGGGCCATGGTGCCGTACTCCTCCCAGAGCTCCAGCTGCAGGTAGTTGAAGGCCTTTTGCTGAAAGTAGAGCGCCTTATCACTGGCGTTCATACGGGTGGCGCGCAGGTCCTGGCGAGCGAGGCCTTCGCGCTGGTAGGTGTTCCAGGCGGTGTTGACGGTGTTGTGGATCCAGATTCGGTCGTTTGGATTGGCGTGTTCATTGAGCCAGGGCAGCGCATCGCGCGAGGCGTAGCCCCAGAACTGTCGGAACATGCGACGGTCGGCCGCGCCGGGGTGCCCACCGATGAGTTCGTTGTAGTACGAGGTTCCAAAGGGGTGGTTGTTGCGGGTGGCCAGTGCCGCCGGCGCCAGGGTGGTCAGGAAGAGCAGGCCGGCCAGGGTCGCATAAATAAAGGGTTTTGTCTGACCGGGGGTCGGCAGCGCGCGGGCGGCCTCTCTGGCGAGCCAGGCCACGCCGATGCCGGCGACGATCGCCAGAAAGGGCATCGCCGGCATCCAGTGTTTGGTGCCGCCGAAAATGGGGGTTTCGGGTCGGGCGATCAGGGCGATGGGGAAGAGGAAGTTGATGAGGAAGAGCATCGCCGTTCCACGTGGATCGCCGGGCGGGGGCAGACGACGCTGGCGTAGCGCATCGAGCCAGGCCCGCATGCGCGCGGTGCCTCCGAAGTGGTAAAACCACACATAGCAGCCCAGGGCTGCGGCCAGCAGCAGCGTCGCCGGCACCGTCACCAGGGTCATGACCCAGGGATAACTCACCGGGAAGGGCGGGTTCTGGAGGTTTTCGCCAAAGTAGTAGACGAAGTAGTGCTCATGCTTGAGGTGGAAGTTCATGTACCAGCGCACGCGGGCGAAGGTATCGAACCAGTGCCGGGGCCAGAGCGCGAAGAAGAGCAGGGGCCCCAGCGTGAGCATCGCCCAGAAGGCCGCCGGGATGCGCGGGATGCGTATCCCGCCGTTGCGCCAGTCTCCCACCCGGCGAAAGCCCGTGGGGTGCGTGATCAGCCAGTGGAGCACCAGGGTGATCGGCAGGAAGAAGGCGTTGAGTTTGGTGGAGAGCGCCAGACCGAAGAGCAGGCCCGTGGTCACCGCCCAGCCCCGGGAGGCCAGGCTGCGCCAGTAGGCGTAGACCACCCAGAAGTTCATCGCCACCACGGCCACATCGAAGCAGGCCAGGTGAGCATGGAAGAAGAAGCGCGGCTGCAGCAGGAGC
This window of the Lujinxingia litoralis genome carries:
- a CDS encoding ArnT family glycosyltransferase; amino-acid sequence: MPSPSGPKSAPTSGVDWLIALLIFVGSVLLLLATAQMGFTRDEGFYFHAASQYIGWFEDLWRNLHAGTLAESFTQANVDRHWSYNPEHPVLMKAAFALSHKIFHEELGWMSHSTAWRFPTMVTAGWLLSGVYLFGRQLAGRLAGLVAVGALLLQPRFFFHAHLACFDVAVVAMNFWVVYAYWRSLASRGWAVTTGLLFGLALSTKLNAFFLPITLVLHWLITHPTGFRRVGDWRNGGIRIPRIPAAFWAMLTLGPLLFFALWPRHWFDTFARVRWYMNFHLKHEHYFVYYFGENLQNPPFPVSYPWVMTLVTVPATLLLAAALGCYVWFYHFGGTARMRAWLDALRQRRLPPPGDPRGTAMLFLINFLFPIALIARPETPIFGGTKHWMPAMPFLAIVAGIGVAWLAREAARALPTPGQTKPFIYATLAGLLFLTTLAPAALATRNNHPFGTSYYNELIGGHPGAADRRMFRQFWGYASRDALPWLNEHANPNDRIWIHNTVNTAWNTYQREGLARQDLRATRMNASDKALYFQQKAFNYLQLELWEEYGTMAPSHVVELQGVPLLSVYERSEPEQLKFPQVRR